In one Mycobacteroides chelonae genomic region, the following are encoded:
- a CDS encoding DUF3097 domain-containing protein, which yields MADRYGTDILSNNPHAPRRPQSTEVAAIKGLVVEDAQTGFVGAVVRIEYGRMDLEDRHGRVRGFPVGPGYLIDGKPVILKEPLRHTPTKATRSASGSVAVHGLKARTALASRIYVEGRHDAELVEQVWGHDLRVEGVVVEYLGGVDDLAAIVKEFQPGPGRRLGVLVDHLVKGSKESRIAETVQKGPYGEHTLVVGHPFVDIWQAVKPARIGLHAWPSVPRDIEWKHGICQALGWPHGSQTEIAEAWRRIRGKVRTWTDLEPALIGRVEELIDFVTQPAG from the coding sequence GTGGCTGATCGCTATGGCACCGACATCTTGTCCAACAACCCGCACGCTCCGCGGCGTCCGCAATCCACCGAGGTCGCGGCGATAAAGGGCTTGGTCGTGGAGGATGCACAGACGGGTTTTGTGGGGGCGGTGGTGCGCATCGAGTACGGCCGGATGGACTTGGAGGACCGGCACGGGCGTGTTCGCGGCTTCCCGGTAGGTCCCGGATATCTCATCGACGGTAAGCCGGTGATTCTCAAGGAGCCGTTGCGGCACACTCCCACCAAGGCGACCCGGAGCGCGTCGGGATCGGTTGCGGTTCACGGGCTCAAGGCGCGCACGGCGTTGGCCAGCCGGATCTACGTCGAGGGTCGTCACGACGCCGAGCTCGTCGAACAGGTGTGGGGTCATGACTTGCGCGTTGAAGGTGTGGTCGTCGAATACCTCGGCGGGGTGGATGACTTGGCCGCCATCGTGAAGGAATTCCAGCCGGGGCCGGGCCGTCGACTCGGCGTTCTGGTCGACCACCTCGTGAAGGGGTCGAAGGAGTCACGTATCGCCGAAACGGTGCAAAAGGGTCCCTATGGCGAGCACACCCTGGTGGTGGGGCATCCGTTCGTCGACATCTGGCAGGCGGTCAAGCCCGCGCGGATCGGTCTGCATGCCTGGCCCAGCGTGCCGCGGGACATCGAGTGGAAACACGGCATCTGCCAGGCGCTTGGCTGGCCGCACGGCAGCCAGACCGAGATCGCCGAGGCATGGCGGCGGATCCGCGGCAAGGTGCGCACCTGGACCGACCTGGAGCCGGCCCTGATCGGCCGTGTTGAGGAGCTGATCGATTTCGTGACCCAACCGGCGGGCTGA
- a CDS encoding ImmA/IrrE family metallo-endopeptidase, with product MTLVETWGLQRGRPIAIEDGRLPVGVFGQWLSFPDRDVLKVRSDELSRERTIAHELGHMVLGHRGQAITEYATAHMEAASIDLVAFMLQRSCDETRAWPDEEIDAERFAGLVLRRLERAGAAGEPSSRRRIDDIFC from the coding sequence ATGACGCTCGTCGAGACGTGGGGCCTGCAGCGCGGCAGGCCAATTGCGATCGAGGACGGGCGGTTGCCGGTCGGGGTTTTTGGGCAGTGGTTATCTTTCCCGGACCGGGACGTGCTGAAGGTTCGATCAGACGAGTTGTCGCGAGAGCGGACCATTGCTCATGAACTCGGTCATATGGTCCTAGGTCACCGTGGGCAGGCGATCACCGAGTACGCGACAGCGCACATGGAGGCTGCCTCGATAGATCTGGTGGCCTTCATGCTGCAGCGATCGTGTGACGAAACCCGCGCGTGGCCCGATGAGGAAATCGATGCCGAACGTTTCGCGGGTCTGGTTTTACGGCGTCTGGAACGAGCAGGTGCGGCCGGGGAGCCCTCGTCTCGGCGTCGCATTGACGACATATTCTGCTGA
- a CDS encoding kinase has translation MTTLLADPVAQVIATAEELLSKRAGATVTLAEPEDLGGSGPAIVLRVRAVQNPFALPKSMVIKQVPEGGSEAAVLREVVSYQFANSLTAKHRPGPELVAYSIAERLIVLTDLGSAPTMSELLAERNRAAINHALMAWAQALGRMHVATVGREGDFAALLRRIDVKKTDVDPSQQRIGGAETIDPLQQILRSEYALEVPPALISRLQQTAELFGKGGVRAFSPSEVAPDNILVTEHGVRILDYEWGGFRDIVLDIAHALTVYPEFLGAAEREEVAELDDAMTEAWRSDVVSIAPGLADDETLARRVLDARLMWVWLATHEYFTIDVDLDDDTVAFGNPAPSHAALLGRWVALHAAAERVGDPVVAGHATDVIAALRGESLMED, from the coding sequence ATGACGACACTATTGGCAGACCCCGTCGCGCAGGTTATCGCCACAGCCGAGGAGTTGCTCTCCAAGCGCGCGGGGGCAACCGTCACGTTGGCTGAACCCGAGGATCTCGGTGGCAGCGGGCCTGCGATCGTCCTTCGGGTCCGCGCGGTGCAGAACCCTTTTGCGTTGCCCAAGTCGATGGTGATCAAGCAGGTCCCCGAAGGCGGATCCGAGGCTGCCGTGCTCCGCGAGGTTGTGTCGTATCAGTTCGCAAACTCCTTGACGGCCAAGCATCGGCCCGGCCCCGAGCTGGTTGCCTACTCGATTGCCGAACGACTCATAGTGCTTACCGATCTGGGTTCCGCGCCGACCATGTCAGAGCTGTTGGCAGAGCGTAATCGTGCCGCGATCAACCATGCGCTGATGGCGTGGGCGCAAGCCCTGGGGCGGATGCACGTAGCCACCGTGGGGCGTGAAGGTGACTTTGCTGCGCTGCTCAGGCGCATCGATGTGAAGAAGACCGATGTCGACCCGTCGCAGCAGCGCATCGGTGGGGCGGAGACCATTGACCCACTGCAGCAGATCCTGAGAAGCGAGTACGCTCTCGAAGTTCCGCCTGCACTGATTTCTCGTTTACAGCAAACAGCTGAGCTTTTCGGAAAGGGCGGCGTTCGCGCCTTCAGCCCCTCCGAGGTCGCCCCCGACAATATCCTCGTCACCGAACATGGTGTCCGGATTCTTGACTACGAATGGGGCGGATTCCGCGACATCGTGCTGGACATCGCCCACGCGCTCACCGTCTACCCGGAGTTTCTCGGTGCCGCCGAGCGTGAGGAAGTCGCCGAGCTCGATGATGCGATGACCGAAGCCTGGCGCTCCGATGTGGTGTCGATCGCCCCCGGGCTGGCCGACGACGAGACGCTTGCGCGGCGCGTCCTGGATGCGCGACTGATGTGGGTATGGCTCGCCACGCACGAGTACTTCACCATCGACGTCGATCTCGACGACGACACTGTGGCCTTCGGGAATCCCGCGCCCAGCCATGCCGCGCTGCTGGGGCGATGGGTAGCGCTGCATGCGGCCGCTGAGCGTGTGGGCGACCCTGTTGTCGCCGGTCACGCCACCGACGTCATCGCGGCGCTGCGCGGCGAATCTCTCATGGAGGACTGA
- a CDS encoding circularly permuted type 2 ATP-grasp protein, which yields MIAQYRSARAQGALFEVGRRGSQAGYDEFLAPDGNVRPAWTDLADAIAQRGRPGLDRLLDRVRTLIDSDGITYMDPRRVAGSASGPDAPTHPVPWRLDGLPLLLDPADWSVLEVGLTQRATLLDAVLSDLYGPQELIRSGALPPQLLFAHPGYVRAAHGMALPGRHQLFLLGCDIGRTSVGDFRVNADWTQAPSGAGYAMADRRVVAHAAPDLYEKVAPRPTSSFAQALRLALIDVAPESVEDPTVVVLSPGIHSETSFDQAYLASVLGFPLVESADLVVRDGKLWMRSLGTLRRVDVVLRRVDAGYSDPLDLRADSRLGVVGLVEVLRRGAVTVVNSLGSGILENPGLARFLPELSYRLLEEPLALPGVQTWWGGIDAERSHLLANLGTLLVKSTVADEVYTGPLQSSETLETLRARIEAAPWRWVGQELPELSVAPTYLRPGALTAAPIGMRLFTVAQRGGYAPMIGGLGYVAASGYSGSTLNSLAAKDIWVQQPDRDQTERALTVAPLDLPAGRLAGADAVSSPRVLSDLFWLGRYGERAENLVRLLSVTRERFHEYRYRQFMEASECVPVLLKALGDITGTDTGSEDLGTQVWSLTVDKERVGSLAQSVERLGLAARAVRDQMSNDTWMVLGGMDRAIAAAAAEYDDSTRSGGNSTRADDTVLAATQTQVLAGLLALSGLAAESTVHDIGWTIMDIGKRIERGLGLTALLRSTLTAVRGRAAEQSVTESTLVACESSVMYRRRTRGKISLEAVADLLLFDAVNPRSLLYQVESLRTDLKSLPSASGTSRPERLVEDLVTQLRRIDPSDLDAAGEDGQRDTLAETLDNVHQALRELSTVVTRTHLSMPTGMQPLWGPDTTRRLP from the coding sequence CTGATCGCGCAGTACCGCAGCGCGCGCGCCCAGGGAGCACTGTTCGAGGTCGGCCGGCGGGGCAGTCAGGCTGGGTACGACGAGTTCCTGGCGCCCGACGGGAACGTCCGCCCGGCGTGGACCGACTTGGCCGACGCCATCGCCCAACGCGGCCGTCCCGGTTTGGACCGTCTGCTGGATCGCGTCCGCACTCTGATCGACAGCGACGGCATCACCTACATGGATCCCCGGCGCGTCGCGGGATCTGCGTCCGGGCCCGATGCGCCCACCCATCCGGTGCCGTGGCGTCTGGATGGGCTCCCGTTATTACTCGACCCCGCTGACTGGAGCGTGCTGGAGGTTGGTCTCACCCAGCGGGCCACGCTGCTGGACGCCGTTCTCAGCGACCTGTACGGGCCTCAGGAACTGATCAGATCCGGCGCGTTGCCACCGCAGCTGCTCTTTGCCCATCCCGGTTATGTGCGGGCCGCCCACGGCATGGCCCTGCCCGGTAGGCATCAGCTCTTTCTGCTCGGATGCGATATCGGCCGCACGAGCGTTGGCGACTTCCGGGTGAACGCCGACTGGACACAGGCGCCCTCGGGTGCCGGGTATGCGATGGCGGATCGCCGCGTGGTCGCGCACGCCGCTCCCGATCTCTACGAGAAGGTCGCGCCAAGGCCGACCTCATCGTTCGCGCAAGCGCTGCGCCTGGCGCTCATCGATGTCGCCCCCGAATCGGTCGAGGATCCGACGGTGGTCGTGCTCAGCCCAGGCATCCACTCCGAGACATCATTCGACCAGGCCTACCTCGCGTCGGTACTGGGATTTCCACTGGTCGAGTCCGCGGATCTGGTGGTACGTGACGGCAAACTCTGGATGAGATCGCTGGGCACCCTGCGCCGAGTGGATGTGGTGCTACGCCGCGTCGACGCCGGCTACTCCGATCCGCTGGACTTGCGGGCAGACTCGCGTCTGGGGGTTGTTGGCCTGGTCGAGGTGCTGCGCCGGGGTGCGGTCACCGTCGTCAACTCGTTGGGCAGCGGGATCCTGGAAAATCCGGGCCTGGCCCGTTTCCTGCCGGAGCTGTCGTATCGCCTGCTCGAGGAGCCGCTCGCGTTGCCGGGCGTCCAGACCTGGTGGGGCGGCATCGATGCGGAGCGTTCGCACCTGCTCGCCAACCTGGGCACGCTGTTGGTCAAATCGACAGTGGCGGACGAGGTGTATACCGGACCGTTGCAGTCCTCGGAGACACTGGAGACATTGCGGGCACGTATCGAGGCGGCACCCTGGCGCTGGGTTGGTCAGGAACTTCCCGAACTGTCGGTGGCCCCCACCTATCTGCGGCCGGGCGCCCTGACCGCGGCACCGATCGGCATGCGGCTGTTCACCGTCGCGCAGCGCGGCGGGTATGCGCCGATGATCGGTGGTCTCGGTTATGTCGCTGCTTCCGGGTACTCGGGATCGACACTCAACAGCCTTGCCGCCAAAGATATCTGGGTCCAGCAGCCGGATCGCGATCAGACCGAGCGGGCACTGACCGTCGCGCCGCTGGATCTGCCCGCCGGGCGATTGGCGGGCGCCGACGCGGTCAGCTCGCCGCGCGTGTTGTCCGATCTGTTCTGGCTCGGGCGATACGGAGAGCGCGCCGAGAATCTCGTTCGGCTGTTGTCTGTTACCCGGGAACGGTTCCACGAGTATCGGTATCGGCAGTTCATGGAGGCCAGTGAATGCGTCCCGGTGCTGCTGAAGGCGCTCGGCGATATCACCGGCACCGACACCGGATCCGAAGATCTGGGAACTCAAGTGTGGTCGCTGACGGTGGACAAGGAGCGGGTCGGTTCCCTGGCCCAATCGGTGGAGCGCCTCGGCCTGGCCGCCCGCGCGGTTCGCGACCAGATGTCCAACGACACCTGGATGGTGCTCGGTGGCATGGACCGGGCCATCGCCGCGGCGGCGGCGGAGTACGACGACAGCACGCGTTCGGGAGGCAACTCCACTCGCGCCGATGACACAGTGCTCGCCGCCACCCAAACGCAAGTATTGGCAGGGCTTCTCGCGCTATCAGGCCTGGCGGCGGAGTCGACAGTTCACGACATCGGCTGGACGATCATGGATATCGGCAAGCGCATCGAGCGTGGCCTCGGCCTGACGGCGCTGTTGCGTTCCACGCTGACGGCGGTCCGCGGCCGCGCGGCCGAGCAGTCGGTCACTGAATCCACGCTGGTGGCTTGCGAGTCCTCGGTGATGTACCGCCGCCGCACCCGCGGCAAGATCAGCCTGGAGGCGGTGGCCGACCTGCTGCTGTTCGATGCTGTGAACCCGAGATCGCTTCTGTATCAGGTGGAATCGCTGCGCACCGACCTCAAGTCACTGCCGAGCGCCTCGGGGACCTCGCGTCCCGAGCGGCTGGTGGAGGATCTGGTGACGCAGTTGCGGCGGATTGATCCGTCCGATCTGGATGCCGCCGGTGAGGATGGGCAGCGCGATACGCTTGCTGAAACTCTCGACAACGTGCATCAGGCATTGCGCGAGTTGTCCACCGTGGTCACGAGGACACACTTGTCCATGCCGACCGGAATGCAGCCACTGTGGGGACCCGACACGACGCGGAGGTTGCCGTGA
- a CDS encoding zinc-binding metallopeptidase family protein has protein sequence MRDFICPQCGQHLAFENSVCLSCGSHVGFSLQDKALLVIANDDGPGFVDSDDHRLCANLHVAECNWLVYGTASGTLCASCELTRTRPNDSDSTALPAFAEAEKAKRRLIAELAELRLPVTGRDVDTEFGLAFDLLSSEQEPVMTGHHNGVITLDLAEGDDVHREQLRISMDEPYRTLLGHFRHEIGHYFYYRLVGVSADYVQRFRALFGDADADYQAALDRHYQQGVPEGWEANFVSSYATMHPAEDWAETFAHYLHIRDTLDTAASFALAPAGGTFDRRVLGPSGFDTIIEMWLPLAWSLNMVNRSMGRDDLYPFVLPGPVLEKMRLIHEIVVAAGDAAA, from the coding sequence ATGCGTGACTTCATCTGCCCGCAGTGTGGTCAGCATCTGGCATTCGAAAATTCGGTGTGCCTGTCCTGTGGCAGTCACGTCGGGTTTTCGCTTCAGGACAAGGCGCTGTTGGTGATCGCCAACGACGACGGACCCGGGTTCGTCGACTCCGATGATCACCGCCTGTGTGCGAACCTTCATGTGGCCGAATGCAATTGGCTGGTGTACGGCACGGCGTCGGGCACGTTATGCGCATCCTGTGAGCTCACACGCACCCGGCCCAACGACTCTGACAGCACAGCCCTGCCTGCGTTCGCGGAGGCGGAGAAGGCCAAGCGCCGGCTCATCGCCGAACTCGCGGAGCTGCGGCTACCGGTGACGGGGCGTGATGTCGATACCGAGTTCGGGCTGGCCTTCGATCTGCTCTCCAGCGAGCAGGAACCGGTGATGACGGGACATCACAACGGGGTGATCACCCTGGATCTCGCCGAGGGTGATGACGTGCATCGCGAGCAGCTTCGCATCTCCATGGACGAGCCGTATCGCACCCTGCTCGGACATTTCCGTCACGAGATCGGGCATTACTTCTACTACCGGCTCGTCGGGGTTTCTGCGGACTATGTCCAGAGATTCCGTGCACTGTTCGGTGATGCGGATGCCGACTACCAGGCCGCATTGGATCGCCACTATCAGCAGGGCGTGCCCGAGGGGTGGGAGGCCAATTTTGTCTCCTCCTATGCCACCATGCATCCCGCCGAGGACTGGGCGGAGACCTTCGCGCACTATCTGCATATCCGCGACACGTTGGACACCGCAGCTTCCTTCGCGCTGGCGCCGGCGGGCGGCACCTTCGATCGCCGGGTTCTAGGTCCCAGCGGATTCGACACCATCATCGAGATGTGGCTGCCGCTGGCGTGGTCGCTCAATATGGTCAACCGCTCCATGGGGCGCGATGACCTGTACCCCTTCGTGCTGCCCGGTCCGGTGCTGGAGAAGATGCGGCTGATCCACGAGATTGTCGTGGCGGCGGGGGATGCTGCCGCCTAA
- a CDS encoding transglutaminase family protein has product MTDGLGPSGSAVTRYQVTHRTLYQYSDDVTSSYGRGYLTPRDTDWQRCESNELIVEPEPSDSSTGRDLYGNLSSYFHVTTPHRELSVTARSIVDVSAPSPPGAGWEQAWELARPAYAESSGAGALATEFVLDLVPPEITDDVEAYAAVSFTAGRPLGEAVVDLMGRIYRDFQYRSGSTTISTKVSEVLAAGEGVCQDFARMAVTALRTQGLAARYVSGYLATNPPPGQPRLVGADATHAWAAVWVPPDGWVAFDPTNDTVADERYVTVAWGRDYADVPPLRGIIYTDSESSTIKVSVDVAPCEESPAHA; this is encoded by the coding sequence GTGACCGACGGTCTTGGCCCAAGCGGCTCAGCGGTCACCCGGTATCAGGTGACGCACCGCACCCTGTACCAATACTCCGACGACGTCACAAGCTCCTATGGCCGTGGCTATCTCACGCCACGTGACACCGATTGGCAACGTTGCGAATCAAACGAGCTGATCGTCGAGCCGGAACCCTCGGACAGTTCCACCGGTAGAGACCTCTACGGGAACCTCAGTTCGTACTTCCACGTCACCACGCCACACCGCGAGCTGAGCGTGACTGCCCGCTCCATCGTCGACGTCAGTGCCCCGTCACCACCCGGCGCGGGGTGGGAGCAGGCATGGGAGCTGGCCCGTCCGGCCTATGCGGAATCGTCGGGGGCGGGAGCGCTGGCCACCGAGTTCGTGCTGGATTTAGTGCCTCCGGAGATTACCGACGACGTAGAGGCCTACGCCGCAGTGAGTTTCACAGCAGGACGTCCGCTCGGGGAGGCTGTCGTGGATCTGATGGGCCGGATCTATCGCGATTTCCAGTACCGGTCGGGATCGACCACCATTTCCACGAAGGTCAGCGAGGTGCTGGCCGCGGGGGAAGGCGTCTGTCAGGATTTCGCGCGCATGGCGGTCACGGCGCTGCGCACCCAGGGACTCGCGGCACGTTACGTCTCCGGCTATCTGGCGACGAATCCGCCGCCGGGGCAGCCCCGCCTCGTCGGTGCCGACGCCACCCATGCCTGGGCGGCGGTGTGGGTTCCACCCGACGGATGGGTCGCGTTCGACCCGACGAATGACACCGTCGCCGACGAGCGGTACGTCACCGTCGCGTGGGGTCGCGATTACGCCGATGTACCGCCGCTGCGCGGCATCATCTACACCGACTCCGAAAGCAGCACGATCAAAGTGTCGGTGGACGTCGCACCGTGTGAGGAGAGCCCAGCGCATGCGTGA